The genomic DNA TCCACGCCACGCAGGCCGAAACCGCCCGGTACCAGAATGGCGTCTGCGCCTTCGAGCAGGCTGGTGCCCTGGTTTTCGATATCTTCAGAATCGATGTAACGCAGGTTGACCTTGGTGCGGTTGGTGATGCCGGCATGGCTCATCGCTTCGATCAGCGACTTGTATGCATCCAGCAGCTCCATGTATTTGCCGACCATGGCGATGGTCACTTCGTGCTCAGGATTGAGCTTGGCGTCGACTACCTTGTCCCATTCGGACAGGTCGGCGCTGTTGCACTGCAGGCCGAAGCGCTCGACGACGAAATCGTCCAGGCCTTGGGCATGCAGAATGCCTGGGATCTTGTAGATGGTGTCGGCGTCTTCAAGGGCAATCACCGCACGCTCTTCAACGTTGGTGAATTGAGCGATCTTGCGGCGCGACGAGCTATCGATCGGGTGGTCGGAGCGGCAGACCAGCACGTCAGGCTGCAGGCCGATGGAGCGCAGTTCCTTGACCGAGTGCTGAGTCGGCTTGGTCTTGGTCTCGCCAGCGGTGGCGATGTACGGCACCAGCGTCAGGTGCATCAGCATCGCGCGCTTGGCGCCGACTTCGAAACGCAACTGGCGGATCGCCTCGAGGAACGGCTGCGACTCGATGTCGCCCACGGTACCACCGATTTCCACCAGGGCCACATCGGCATCGCCGGCGCCCTTGATGATGCGACGCTTGATCTCGTCGGTGATGTGCGGGATGACCTGAATGGTCGCGCCCAGGTAATCACCACGACGCTCTTTGCGCAGTACGTGCTCGTAGATGCGGCCGGTGGTGAAGTTGTTGTTCTGGGTCATGGTCGTGCGGATGAACCGCTCGTAGTGGCCCAGGTCGAGGTCGGTCTCGGCGCCGTCGTGGGTGACGAATACTTCACCGTGCTGGAACGGACTCATGGTGCCAGGATCGACGTTGATGTACGGATCCAGCTTGAGCATGGTGACCTTTAGCCCCCGCGCTTCCAGGATGGCCGCCAGGGAAGCCGAGGCAATGCCTTTCCCCAATGAAGAAACAACACCGCCCGTGACGAATATGTAGCGCGTCATGAAAAACCCTAGAAGTCTGCGTTAAGGCGGCCAGCGCCGCCGGAGAAAGCGAAGGAAGGCCGAAGCCCCCGATCACCTGCGTCAATCACAGTGCATCTCGAAAAACTGCCGCGTCTGTACAGACCAGGGTTATCCCCGGCATGGAGCTCGCTCG from Pseudomonas putida includes the following:
- a CDS encoding CTP synthase, giving the protein MTRYIFVTGGVVSSLGKGIASASLAAILEARGLKVTMLKLDPYINVDPGTMSPFQHGEVFVTHDGAETDLDLGHYERFIRTTMTQNNNFTTGRIYEHVLRKERRGDYLGATIQVIPHITDEIKRRIIKGAGDADVALVEIGGTVGDIESQPFLEAIRQLRFEVGAKRAMLMHLTLVPYIATAGETKTKPTQHSVKELRSIGLQPDVLVCRSDHPIDSSSRRKIAQFTNVEERAVIALEDADTIYKIPGILHAQGLDDFVVERFGLQCNSADLSEWDKVVDAKLNPEHEVTIAMVGKYMELLDAYKSLIEAMSHAGITNRTKVNLRYIDSEDIENQGTSLLEGADAILVPGGFGLRGVEGKITAVQYARENKVPYLGICLGMQVAVIEFARNVMGWKDANSTEFDRNSGHPVVGLITEWADATGAVETRTEASDLGGTMRLGAQDCQLAAGSKVHDCYGKDVITERHRHRYEVNNNLLPQLVDAGLVVSGRSEDGALVEVVESKDHPWFVACQFHPEFTSTPRDGHPLFSGFVKAALAQKNKA